One Urocitellus parryii isolate mUroPar1 chromosome 8, mUroPar1.hap1, whole genome shotgun sequence DNA window includes the following coding sequences:
- the Rgl2 gene encoding ral guanine nucleotide dissociation stimulator-like 2 isoform X1, which translates to MLPRPLRLLLDTSPPGGVVLSSFRSRDPEEGGDPGGRAVGGGQEEEEEEEEEAPVSVWDEEEDGATFTVTSRQYRPLDPLAPTPPPRSSRRLRAGTLEALVRHLLDPRTSGADMTFMSTFLATHRAFTSTPALLGLVADRLEALESHPTDELERTTGVAISVLSTWLASHPEDFGSEVKGQLDRLEGFLHRTGYAAGEGVGGGSADLFRNLRSRVDPQAPDLPKPLALPGDPPADPTDVLVFLADHLAEQLTLLDAELFLNLVPSQCLGGLWGHRDRPGHSHLCPSVRATVTQFNKVAGAVVSSVLGATSTGEGPGEVTIRPLRPPQRARLLEKWIRVADECRLLRNFSSVYAVVSALQSSPIHRLRAAWGEAARDSLRVFSSLCQIFSEEDNYSQSRELLLQEVKLQPPLEPHSKKSPRSGSRGGGVVPYLGTFLKDLVMLDAASKDELENGYINFDKRRKLRTPSQEFAVLSELQRLQNECRGYDLRPDPDIQQWLQGLQPLTEAQSHHVSCEVEPPGTSDHPAPRVLRPTLVISQWTEVLGSVGGPTPLVSWDRPGVGGDEVPGTPAPLLTRIAQHMKWPSVSSLDSALESSPSLHSPADPSHLSPPASSPRPSRGHRRSASCGSPLSGSTGEGASRGTGYGGGGSCPGASDCRIIRVQMELGEDGSVYKSILVTSQDKAPSVISRVLKKNNRDSAVASEFELVQLLPGERELTIPPSANVFYAMDGASHDFLLRQRRKPSTATPGSASGPSASGTPPSEGGGGSFPRIKATGRKIARALF; encoded by the exons ATGCTCCCGCGGCCCCTGCGGCTGCTTTTGGACACGAGCCCCCCCGGGGGAGTCGTGCTGAGCAGCTTCCGGAGCCGAGATCCCGAAGAGGGTGGGGACCCAGGTGGCCGGGCCGTGGGCggggggcaggaggaagaggaggaggaagaagaagag GCCCCTGTGTCTGTctgggatgaggaggaggatggtGCCACCTTTACTGTCACAAGCCGCCAATATCGGCCTCTTGATCCCTTG GCCCCCACACCTCCACCACGGTCCTCCCGACGGCTCCGAGCTGGCACCCTGGAGGCTCTGGTCAGACACCTGCTGGATCCCCGGACATCAGGGGCTGACATGACATTCATGTCAACCTTCCTAGCCACCCACAGGGCCTTCACCTCCACGCCTGCCCTGCTTGGGCTTGTGGCTGACAG GCTGGAAGCCCTTGAGTCTCATCCTACTGATGAGCTAGAGAGGACAACAGG GGTAGCCATCTCTGTACTGTCAACCTGGCTGGCCTCTCACCCTGAGGATTTTGGCTCTGAGGTCAAGGGTCAGCTTGACCGGCTTGAGGGCTTCTTGCATCGGACAGGGTATGCAGCTGGGGAGGGTGTTGGGGGGGGCAGCGCTGACCTCTTCCGCAACCTCCGGTCCCGGGTGGACCCCCAGGCCCCCGACCTTCCTAAGCCCCTGGCCCTCCCCGGCGACCCCCCTGCTGACCCCACGGATGTCCTGGTGTTCCTCGCTGACCACTTGGCCGAGCAGCTGACCCTGCTAGATGCG GAACTGTTTCTCAATCTGGTCCCCTCTCAGTGCTTGGGGGGCCTGTGGGGTCACAGAGACCGGCCAGGACATTCCCATCTCTGCCCATCTGTCCGAGCAACTGTCACACAATTCAACAAGGTGGCAGGGGCTGTGGTTAGCTCTGTCCTGGGGGCCACCTCAACAGGAGAGGGACCTGGGGAGGTGACCATACGCCCACTTCGACCTCCCCAGAGGGCCCGGCTCCTAGAGAAGTGGATCCGTGTGGCAGAC GAGTGCCGACTTCTCCGAAACTTCTCTTCAGTTTATGCTGTTGTGTCAGCCCTGCAGTCCAGCCCCATCCATAGGCTTCGGGCAGCCTGGGGAGAAGCAGCCAG GGACAGCCTCCGAGTCTTTTCTAGCCTCTGCCAGATTTTCTCTGAGGAGGACAATTATTCCCAGAGCAGGGAGCTCCTCCTGCAG GAGGTGAAACTGCAGCCCCCTCTGGAGCCACACTCCAAGAAGTCCCCGAGGTCTGGTTCCCGGGGTGGG GGTGTGGTCCCATACCTTGGTACCTTCCTGAAGGACCTCGTGATGCTGGATGCAGCCTCCAAGGATGAGCTGGAG AATGGTTACATCAATTTTGACAAGCGTAGGAAG TTgaggactccttcccaggagttTGCTGTCCTTTCTGAGTTGCAACGGCTCCAGAATGAATGTCGTGGCTATGACCTTCGACCTGACCCTGATATCCAACAGTGGCTCCAGGGGCTCCAGCCActgactgaggctcagag TCATCATGTGTCCTGTGAGGTGGAACCACCTGGTACCAGTGATCATCCTGCCCCACGGGTGCTTCGGCCAACACTAGTCATCTCGCAGTGGACAGA GGTTCTGGGCTCTGTTGGGGGCCCCACCCCACTTGTATCCTGGGACCGGCCCGGTGTAGGGGGAGATGAAGTTCCTGGAACACCTGCCCCTTTGCTGACCCGAATAGCCCAG CATATGAAGTGGCCATCTGTCTCATCTCTGGATTCTGCCCTGGAAAGCAGTCCCTCCCTGCATAGTCCAGCTGACCCCAGCCACCTCTCgcccccagcctcctctcctAGGCCCTCTCGAGGCCACCGCCGCTCAGCCTCCTGTGGGTCCCCATTGAGTGGGAGTACAGGAGAAGGAGCCTCCAGGGGAACTGGATATGGGGGAGGGGGATCTTGTCCAGGGGCCTCTGATTGCCGAATCATCCGAGTCCAGATGGAACTGGGGGAAGATGGCAGTGTCTACAAGAGCATCTTG GTGACAAGCCAGGACAAGGCTCCAAGTGTCATCAGTCGTGTTCTCAAGAAAAACAATCGTGATTCTGCAGTGGCTTCAGAGTTTGAGCTGGTACAGCTGCTACCAGGGGAGCGAG AGCTGACCATTCCACCTTCAGCTAATGTCTTCTATGCTATGGATGGAGCATCTCATGATTTCCTCCTCCGACAGCGGCGAAAGCCCTCCACTGCCACACCGGGTTCTGCCAGTGGCCCCTCTGCCTCAGGAACTCCCCCAAGTGAGGGTGGAGGGGGCTCTTTTCCCAGGATCAAGGCCACAGGGAGGAAGATTGCACGGGCACTATTCTGA
- the Rgl2 gene encoding ral guanine nucleotide dissociation stimulator-like 2 isoform X2 encodes MLPRPLRLLLDTSPPGGVVLSSFRSRDPEEGGDPGGRAVGGGQEEEEEEEEEAPVSVWDEEEDGATFTVTSRQYRPLDPLAPTPPPRSSRRLRAGTLEALVRHLLDPRTSGADMTFMSTFLATHRAFTSTPALLGLVADRLEALESHPTDELERTTGVAISVLSTWLASHPEDFGSEVKGQLDRLEGFLHRTGYAAGEGVGGGSADLFRNLRSRVDPQAPDLPKPLALPGDPPADPTDVLVFLADHLAEQLTLLDAELFLNLVPSQCLGGLWGHRDRPGHSHLCPSVRATVTQFNKVAGAVVSSVLGATSTGEGPGEVTIRPLRPPQRARLLEKWIRVADECRLLRNFSSVYAVVSALQSSPIHRLRAAWGEAARDSLRVFSSLCQIFSEEDNYSQSRELLLQEVKLQPPLEPHSKKSPRSGSRGGGVVPYLGTFLKDLVMLDAASKDELENGYINFDKRRKEFAVLSELQRLQNECRGYDLRPDPDIQQWLQGLQPLTEAQSHHVSCEVEPPGTSDHPAPRVLRPTLVISQWTEVLGSVGGPTPLVSWDRPGVGGDEVPGTPAPLLTRIAQHMKWPSVSSLDSALESSPSLHSPADPSHLSPPASSPRPSRGHRRSASCGSPLSGSTGEGASRGTGYGGGGSCPGASDCRIIRVQMELGEDGSVYKSILVTSQDKAPSVISRVLKKNNRDSAVASEFELVQLLPGERELTIPPSANVFYAMDGASHDFLLRQRRKPSTATPGSASGPSASGTPPSEGGGGSFPRIKATGRKIARALF; translated from the exons ATGCTCCCGCGGCCCCTGCGGCTGCTTTTGGACACGAGCCCCCCCGGGGGAGTCGTGCTGAGCAGCTTCCGGAGCCGAGATCCCGAAGAGGGTGGGGACCCAGGTGGCCGGGCCGTGGGCggggggcaggaggaagaggaggaggaagaagaagag GCCCCTGTGTCTGTctgggatgaggaggaggatggtGCCACCTTTACTGTCACAAGCCGCCAATATCGGCCTCTTGATCCCTTG GCCCCCACACCTCCACCACGGTCCTCCCGACGGCTCCGAGCTGGCACCCTGGAGGCTCTGGTCAGACACCTGCTGGATCCCCGGACATCAGGGGCTGACATGACATTCATGTCAACCTTCCTAGCCACCCACAGGGCCTTCACCTCCACGCCTGCCCTGCTTGGGCTTGTGGCTGACAG GCTGGAAGCCCTTGAGTCTCATCCTACTGATGAGCTAGAGAGGACAACAGG GGTAGCCATCTCTGTACTGTCAACCTGGCTGGCCTCTCACCCTGAGGATTTTGGCTCTGAGGTCAAGGGTCAGCTTGACCGGCTTGAGGGCTTCTTGCATCGGACAGGGTATGCAGCTGGGGAGGGTGTTGGGGGGGGCAGCGCTGACCTCTTCCGCAACCTCCGGTCCCGGGTGGACCCCCAGGCCCCCGACCTTCCTAAGCCCCTGGCCCTCCCCGGCGACCCCCCTGCTGACCCCACGGATGTCCTGGTGTTCCTCGCTGACCACTTGGCCGAGCAGCTGACCCTGCTAGATGCG GAACTGTTTCTCAATCTGGTCCCCTCTCAGTGCTTGGGGGGCCTGTGGGGTCACAGAGACCGGCCAGGACATTCCCATCTCTGCCCATCTGTCCGAGCAACTGTCACACAATTCAACAAGGTGGCAGGGGCTGTGGTTAGCTCTGTCCTGGGGGCCACCTCAACAGGAGAGGGACCTGGGGAGGTGACCATACGCCCACTTCGACCTCCCCAGAGGGCCCGGCTCCTAGAGAAGTGGATCCGTGTGGCAGAC GAGTGCCGACTTCTCCGAAACTTCTCTTCAGTTTATGCTGTTGTGTCAGCCCTGCAGTCCAGCCCCATCCATAGGCTTCGGGCAGCCTGGGGAGAAGCAGCCAG GGACAGCCTCCGAGTCTTTTCTAGCCTCTGCCAGATTTTCTCTGAGGAGGACAATTATTCCCAGAGCAGGGAGCTCCTCCTGCAG GAGGTGAAACTGCAGCCCCCTCTGGAGCCACACTCCAAGAAGTCCCCGAGGTCTGGTTCCCGGGGTGGG GGTGTGGTCCCATACCTTGGTACCTTCCTGAAGGACCTCGTGATGCTGGATGCAGCCTCCAAGGATGAGCTGGAG AATGGTTACATCAATTTTGACAAGCGTAGGAAG gagttTGCTGTCCTTTCTGAGTTGCAACGGCTCCAGAATGAATGTCGTGGCTATGACCTTCGACCTGACCCTGATATCCAACAGTGGCTCCAGGGGCTCCAGCCActgactgaggctcagag TCATCATGTGTCCTGTGAGGTGGAACCACCTGGTACCAGTGATCATCCTGCCCCACGGGTGCTTCGGCCAACACTAGTCATCTCGCAGTGGACAGA GGTTCTGGGCTCTGTTGGGGGCCCCACCCCACTTGTATCCTGGGACCGGCCCGGTGTAGGGGGAGATGAAGTTCCTGGAACACCTGCCCCTTTGCTGACCCGAATAGCCCAG CATATGAAGTGGCCATCTGTCTCATCTCTGGATTCTGCCCTGGAAAGCAGTCCCTCCCTGCATAGTCCAGCTGACCCCAGCCACCTCTCgcccccagcctcctctcctAGGCCCTCTCGAGGCCACCGCCGCTCAGCCTCCTGTGGGTCCCCATTGAGTGGGAGTACAGGAGAAGGAGCCTCCAGGGGAACTGGATATGGGGGAGGGGGATCTTGTCCAGGGGCCTCTGATTGCCGAATCATCCGAGTCCAGATGGAACTGGGGGAAGATGGCAGTGTCTACAAGAGCATCTTG GTGACAAGCCAGGACAAGGCTCCAAGTGTCATCAGTCGTGTTCTCAAGAAAAACAATCGTGATTCTGCAGTGGCTTCAGAGTTTGAGCTGGTACAGCTGCTACCAGGGGAGCGAG AGCTGACCATTCCACCTTCAGCTAATGTCTTCTATGCTATGGATGGAGCATCTCATGATTTCCTCCTCCGACAGCGGCGAAAGCCCTCCACTGCCACACCGGGTTCTGCCAGTGGCCCCTCTGCCTCAGGAACTCCCCCAAGTGAGGGTGGAGGGGGCTCTTTTCCCAGGATCAAGGCCACAGGGAGGAAGATTGCACGGGCACTATTCTGA